The Motacilla alba alba isolate MOTALB_02 chromosome 3, Motacilla_alba_V1.0_pri, whole genome shotgun sequence DNA window ACCGCGGGCAGGCTGCGCCTCGGGGTGTGAGGGGCGGGGGGATCGCCGGGGCCAGGGCCGGGACAGCTCCGCTCCGGGGGAGGGCCGGACCGCTCCGGGCCGCGTCCCCAGGCGCGCACAGCGCCAGGGAGAGGCAGCGCCCGTGCCTTCCCCGCCTGGCCGGGGCGGGGCAGGGgggcggccgctgccgccgcttCCCGGTCGCCCGCTACGGCCCCGGCCGCGCCAGGAACCATGAGCGGCTCCGGACCGGAGGAGCCGCAGCCCAGCCAGACGTCGGAGGAGGACCGGCAGCAGGAGGCCGAGCAGGACTGGGCGGCGGCCAAGGCTTTCTACGACAATCTGGTTACCCAGAGGCCCCGGCCGGTGAGtgcgggcgggccgggggtCCGGAGCTCGGGGGTCCGGGGGGAGGCTGGGGGTCCGGGGGCTGAGGGCCGCGGGCCGGCGCTAGCCTGCGCTCTCTCCGCAGCCCAAGCCCCAGAACGCCATCACGGTGGCCGTGTCCTCCCGAGCACTCTTCAACCTGGTCGAGGAGCAGCGGATCTACGAAGAGCAGGGCGTGGAGAAGTACGTGGAGTACCAGCAGAAAAACGAGAACATCATCCTCAAGCCCGGACCGGCGTTCTACTTCGTCAAGGTAGCCAGGAGGCGGCCCGGGGCGGGAGAGGGTGTGGGGTGCGGCGGGGCACGGAGGATGCTGCGAGGCCAAATTTCGGGAAGAGGAGGAGCCCGAAGCCTCCTTCAGCGGAGATAATCCTGCCTCGGGGAGATGCTTTTGGGAGTTGGTTTCCCAGCGCCGAGCTGTCGCGGCGGGGCAGCCCGGGAGCATTCCCCGCATCTCTGCGCTCCCTTGCCCCGCGGCCACCGCTTCTCTCCCCTctgccattccctctcctcctctcctgccctcccctcccgcCGGCTCTAATGCCGAACGCCTGCGGCAGAGCACGTACTGCTCGCGTCACCGGGACCGGAGTGGTACCCTCAGCATCCCGGTTGGTATCCCGGCTCACAGCACCACATCCCAGGTGTGGGTAAGGAGGAGCCTACTTTTTCAGCTGGACATGGGGCGTATGAAGCACCTCTCCTTTTAAGACATTTCAGTCAAGATAAGccccacatttttttttaaagtttgtgacaacctcctcctctccaaaaccacccaaaacaaaacaaataaaccaacccccttcctctccccacttccaaaaaaaaccaaaccaaaacaaaaaacaaacccgaACCCAAACAGtgctgattttaatttcttttggtCAGCTTTAGTTTTTCTATGCTTTTGTTGTCACCCTTGAGAACCAGCAAAAGAAATGGACTCCCTACTTCTGAGTCAGGGTTTAAGAAGagctgaaattaaatattctgctttcattgcacaagaaaagaaaaatggccaaaggaaaaaaccctgcagaaTGGAAAGCAAgtgaaattacagaaaagtgaaaaaaatctgaagagatGTATGGTTTTGAAGAACACAGGCTTTAGTAGGACTGTCTTGAAAAACACTGTCTACAGAGTTAGTTTTATGCCCATTGAGAACTGTTTGCTGAGCACAcagttttagaaaattaatgaaatcatAATTAGAAATCATATTTGCTGACATCAGAGTTGCAGCAGAacatttcaggttttaaaaGTAGATTTTCATTACTTCAGTTTTGGTCTCAggaatttaaaacattttcttcattactAACTTTATGAACATACACAGTGGAAAAATTACTTATGTCAATATCCATGCTGCTGTAAATATAACATAGCTATTAGCAGCATTAATGGCACAAGCACTGTAAAGGTGTTTCTAACATAAAAGTGTGGCCACAAAAGAATTCACTCTATACACCAGTGAGGGCAGACTGACCTGGGAATTTACTGCATCTTTTCCTATGTGtagcagccctgccagcacagtCAGTTTTTAAGATTAGAGTTCAGTGTCAAATTTACTTAGAGTATAAACATGATCTGGCTCTTTAACTGGTCATACTTTGGAAATCAGAGCTGTTAGCTATGCCCAGCCAAATGCACCTTGACCTCTGTTCCCTTCTgatatgtatttttgtttgaattctTTATATTGTTTAGTCATATGAATCATTAGGCTAAAAGAACTGTGGCTTTGTTGAGTCATCCTTTCTACTTGgagacaaagaaagcaaaaaagaaataatatctttttctttGGATTACCTTATTGAAATGTTTAAGATACTAACTTAAAAGTACTATATCTCATGCTTGTAGTACTTAAGATTTGTAATCACAGGCCAGGGTGTCCTTAGACTGCAAAGTATAAAGACACTGGACAAAAAAATGGaatcccctcctcccctcacccTTATTCTCtaataatttaagaaattgCCTGTGTAGTAGCGTATTAACAATAGAAGTGAGTCATGACCACatactaagattttttttctaggcCTTACACCAGGCTCTAACTTAGAAATTTTCTAAACACAGTCCCATAATAACATAGCTTTTAAAAGTGAGATTTCCAGAATTTAATTATGAAATCTGTGTTTTAATTCTGAACAACTGACATGACTTTTTAAAGCACCTTAATAAAAATCACTCTATCTTGCATTTGTTTGATGAttcattattaattttgttGCTGTAATCCCAAAGAATTCCATTCAAGGGTCAAGATGAAGTTCTAAATAGGAGAACAGATGGATACAGAGAGAGATGAGAAGATGAAAGGTCAAGGAAATAAGAATGCCAGACTGTGGGTATAACATGTTGGCCAATTATCTTTGAAGAGATCTCAAATCAATATCTGTCTCATTCATTGCTGCAATTAGAAACTCTCAAGTTAATCATGTTGACAGGATGTGATTTTCTACTCATTACTTAAGGATGGTCTTTGACACCTGATGACCTGAACTGTGTCAGTAAATCAGCAAAAAATTCcacagctcaaaaaaaaaaaaaaagaaacaaatttacTCACTTCCTTTCAAATGAACCCAGTCAAATGACTGCTGGgggcagcaaagcagaaaggagTTAAAGAAGTTCAGCAAGTTATACTATCAGGTATTTTACATCCTCCTTCAGGACAATCCTATCACTAAAACTACAGTGACTAAGAAAGGAGGCACACTCCACTGTTGACTTCCAAATTTTCAATCTGCAGGCGCTGGAGCACGTCAATGCCCGGCTTCTTGAGCTCTACCCTGATGACGAAGAACGGTTTGATATTGTCCTGATGACTAATAACCACGCCCAAGTGGGAGTGAGGCTCATAAACAGCATCAATCACTAtggtaaataaaataattactgaTGTGTAGAATTGCCAGCTGTTACAtaatatgaattaattttattcttcctgtTCTGACTTTGGGATAAGCAGCTTCTTGGATATTTATTTTTGGGTGTCAGAATAAGTGAAATTGTATTAAAATTTGATCAAGTGCTCTAGATTTATCAGGTGTGAACCATAACTTTGGAGAAGTCCTTAAACTTTTTCATATTTGGTATCTATGCTCCCAACACATAGATCTTCACAGCAGTTACTCTGCTGTcacagaaggaatttttccccTAGATTCTCAATGAGGATGAGCTGATCAAACATTGTAATTGTTTGAAGTTTTGTAACTTGTTGAAATTAcaatgaatgtatttttttaagtttactGTAAGCTAGGCTAGTGTACCTTTTCATAGGTTCCTTTTACAGTTTTGTAGTGTGAAGGCAGAGCCACACCTTGTGCTGTTCTTACTTTAGGCTTAACAATTGAACGTTTCTGTATGACGGGAGGAGAGAGCCCCATTGGTTACCTGACTGCGTACCTCACGAACCTGTACCTCTCAGCGGATTCTGACAAAGTGCAGGAAGCTATAGAAGCAGGTTTGACATGACCTTCTCTTGCTATCTGTTGATATCTTTTGTTATCTGTTGAGCTTGTTCAAAAATTATATACATTGTGTGTCTCACAGAAAGCAGTCCTGCTTCATCAAATAAAGTCACCACTTTGTGTGGTGCAAGCTTATCACTTACTTTTACTCAACCAAGTAAAATCATGATGCAGTTCTTCTTTGACTCTTCAGCCTGCTGATAGTGACAACTTAACCACTCTGCGCCTTTGTCTTCTCCccttcaaaaagaaacaagactCCCACCTCTATTCAACTTCTGTTTGAATAGCATCATCTTTTTGATACAACTTAGAAAAGCAACTTCTATGTCCCATTTCTGttaaaaagtaacaaatacTTTGATTGAGTGGTCTCCTTGgaatttcctgcttttctctcatttgCAGCACAGCTTGGGATACAGTTTTATGTAGTCCTATGTGAAAGGGGAAGGAAGCATGTCCAAGAAATTTTGGCAGTGGGACAGGTTCCATGCATTCGTGTTACAGAACAGCCATCTCTAATTAGCTTTTGTGTTTCATTGTGCTCACCATACATAAGGGTCACCACCAGTAAGTTGTTGGAACCAAACTGCTGATGGTTTCATGACTGACTTTGCAGGACATGCTAACCGAGGGTCTCTGATCTATTTTCAGGCATTGCATCAGCTACGATGTTCACTGCTAACAAAGATGTTGTTTACTCGGATACACAGCTGAGAGTGGCTTTTGATGGGGATGCTGTTATCTTTTCTGATGAATCAGAACAGATTTTCAAAGAGCAAGGATTAGATAGATTTTTTGAACATGAACAGCTGAATGAAAATAAGCCTCTTGCACaggtttgtatttctttaatatCTTGTTTAAAGGGAGTTTCCAAAAGATCTGATGACTTTCATTGCTGCTGTATTTCTCCATTTCCCCAGTGTGGATGTGTTCTTTGTGAAAGCTGATGCCcctatttatttccttcttcgATGATAATCCTTAAAATGTATGTTTCACATAAAAGAGGCTACCATTGTAGTCCTTATACCAGGCCATCATTGCAATCCTCTCTGATTTCTCTGAGAGAACTGTTAGTACTGATTGTACTAACAGTACTAAAAGAAATGTTAGTACTGATTTccctgattaatttttttttattagacaGTAGGTAATGTTAATTTCAAACACTGAGATATTCTGGTTATTAAAACAAGATAATATCTGCTTATTCCCAAGCAGAACTATGCCATTTATCTAaaaccacaaatattttaacattagCTTAAAGTGAAAGACTGATTCTGCTATTATTAAAAACAGTGTAAATTCAGAGTAAAAGCTTTATTTATGAAAGTGCTGGACAGTGCTATATAttgcaatttgaaaaaaaaactgtaatttGCTTCTATTAATTGGAATGTAGTATAGTGATTAGTCTGGAAAGAGTTCATTAATGGCTTTGTAATTAGGGCTTGTACTGTTttttgtgcaggaaaaaaattacagctcaTGGTTCATAGCAAAAAGAGTTCCGTGTTTTCAATGAACATTTTATTAAAGactataattaaaaattaatattttaggaGATCTTGTAAGCCTTAGTGAGAATTACTTTCCCACTGATCCTACCATGTAGTGTTATGGTTTTAACTTTTTGCCAATGTGTGAATTCCTAGTGAGGGAGCATACCCATTTGGAGATGTTACATAGGGAATTTGTGGAGGAGCACAGCATTAGGAAAAGGGATTCTATGTGTAACTGACAGTTTGGAAGAAAGCCAAAGAATGATTTGGGGAACTGTGTTCATATACTAAATATGTTTCTGGTATTTCATACTCAGGGTCCTTTGAAGGGTTTTCTGGAAGACCTGGGGAAACTCCAGAAGAAGTTCTATGCAAAAAATGAACGATTAAATTGTCCTATAAGGACCTACCTGGTAACAGCCAGAAGTGCAGCGAGCTCTGGAGCCAGAGTGCTGAAGACTCTCCGTAGCTGGGGTCTGGAGATTGATGAGGCACTTTTCCTAGCAGGAGCACCTAAAGGACCAATCCTGGTGAAAATCCGCCCTCACATTTTCTTTGATGACCAGATGTTCCACATTGAAGGAGCACAGAAATTAGGCACCATAGCTGCACATGTCCCCTATGGCATTGCTCAGAAGTACCAAAAATCTACATGACTGGAGGGTGCCATTAAGGATAAGGTTCTTAACTCAGCCAGCCTCTAATCTACCAATAGATACATCTGAAAACCTCTACATTTGTGTATTGTGAGCACTGTGTCTAAAGATTTAACTTCTGGCTAGAACAGCCTTTAAAGgaagtttttttaatattggtAAGTTTTTAATAGAGTTATTTTAATATAGTTCTTAACGAGATTAGATTTTTTTACCTGTCTGTATCTAACACTGTGGTTTTGATATTAAGAAATTTGTACTGTTTTTATAGCTTGAGACATATTCTGAGAGACAGAACAGTTATATTTTATCTAAAAAACTGTTGACGGGTTATTTATTAGAAAATTCATGCTGCAATGCTGGTTGTCGATAAGTTATTTCTGAAGTTCCCAAAAGCACAGTTTACATGTAACTGTTTACCTGTTGGTGGTTTGCTGGTTAAATGTGTTCAGTAGGTCTGTCACCACACGGTTTTGGCTTCTAGTAAAATATTAGTGCATTTGGTTGTCTTTGCACGTATTTTTCTATATTGTTTTCTTATCTTAATAAAGCTGGCTTTACAGAACACTGTCATTTTTCTGTGTAGAGGTTTTAGCATAATTTCTTAGGCAGAGTTTGTGTAATCAGAATGTTCCTGATGTTTAGAATCAGAAGTGACCACTTTCAGTCTAATTTGAGAGCCAGAGGTCTCAGCTTGACCCAACATACttcacagagctgggcagaagTCTGAGATACTGTGAGTATCTTGGCTGGGATGAAGGCTGAAGCTTTAGAGCACACTTTCATAATAGCAGATAATCTACCTGGAAATAATACTGTTGATGGAACTACTTTCTTCTTAACTAGATTCCCTTAGGATTTACAACTGTTCTGTGATATTCATGAACTCAGTTTGGCAACTTCTGATGAGTTTCCAGGGGACAGGTTCCTGTTGCTGCATGACTTCATATTTACACCATAGGTCTATTCTCTCTCTTTTATACTAAATTCCTGTATTTCATTGTTATCCATGTAACTAAGTGATATCCAAATGACACCACTAGCATCTGTCAGGTGATGtttgttctctttctctccctagTGGAACAACtgtcctgttttattatttattgttgtCACATATTCATACTAgaagagacaaaaccaaaagaatgtGCTTTGCAGCGGGAGTACAAATGGTGAATCAAGCTTGTCATGATCTGTGGTTCCTGGGAGAATTCGGCCCAGAATCTCATGTTAGCCTCTGAAAGTGTGGTCTCCTCTGTCCAGATGAACTGTCCTGTTATTATAGAAAGCTCCACTGCATCAATTATGGTTTCCCTCCCAGGAACATAGGCAATCATTTTAATGTTCTGGGTCCAAGCCACAAAGTTCTTTGGAAGCAAAGGCAAAAGCCTTGATCCTGCATGAAACACAAATAAAGACTGTTGGAAAGGTTTTCAAGTGCTCACACCAGTATGTGATGTTGATGGGATGCACTGCAGATTTCTGGTGTACTTGGAGCTTCGTATGTGCTAAAGGCTTGGTGCCCAAAACGTATCAcatttcccagcccagccaggaggtGAGGAAGACATGAATTAACTGAGTCCTGGTCATTGTCTGCCAGGATGGGATAGAGTTACCAAATGGAGattatgaaaaatgttattaGCAGATGTTTTTATGTGAGAGATCAGAGTCCACAAGGAATTCAAAAATATTCCTTAGCTGTGGAATATAAATTGTGTGTGTACCACAAAAGCATGGCTGCAAATTTCAGAAAGACCAACCCTGCCTTTTTGAAGCAGAACATGTATTATCTGGTTTTCATCCATGCATTGTTACAGCTGTAGAGGTTGggtgcaataaataaaattggCATTTGACTCCCACTGAACAATTACATCTTGATAATGAAAAGGTTGATGGAATCCTTAATCCCTATGGGAGTGCAGAGGTGAGTCTCATACCTGACAGGGCAAGCATGCAAATCAGTGAATAAATTGGAAGCTGAGTCATGTGGTCTATTATGTTTACCTTTATTTCCAGCAAACCATTCACCTACAGCAAGAATGAAACCTACTGGCCAGGACACCAGAGCTTCCAAGTCTTTTTTTGATCTGTGCACACACAGTACTAGGGGACTCCCTCTTGCAGTGTCCTCCTGACAGCACTAAGGCATGTGTAAAAAGAGTTCACAAATCTACTATTCTAGTAAAAGTTACATTCTTAGTCACAGAATTCAAATGGACATTAAAGTTCAGCAGCTGATGTTAAGGACCACAATCACTTTTCCTAAACCAGTTGAGCAAAATGCCCTTAGATGTTTCAGATCATACACTGTTTTTTGATTGTCAGGCAATTGTTCCCAGGCTCGATGGCTGCTTCTCTGCATATCCAGCTGGCAGCATGGGGAGGGAGTGGAGCCTACTAGTTCATGCAAGTACCTTTCAGACTAATCTGGATGTTTGGGGATGATCAGCTTGCCAAGCAGCCTCTGcctgttaaaattattttcttctgctccaaGGCACAGCTTGGCTAGTGGACCGAAATAatctttttcaagaaaattctgtgaagtggggtgggagctgagggaaagtgttttctgtttttgtaGACATAGAAGAGAATTGTCTCTTAATAGCATTCCaatccacaaaacaaaacaaacaagcaaacaacaacagccacaaaactcaacaaaaaaATGTCTTGCTTCTCACGCTTATCAGGCTACCATGAATTTATGCCCTTGTAACCCTAAGCCAGTCAcaattaaaacaacagaaatatttttcagcaggGGAATAGAGAGAACTGTCCTTTTTCAGCCTGTTTACAACACTGGAAGACAGACTCATGAAAAGGAAACTGTCATCCTAGACAAAATCCGGAGGAGGATTAGTAATAACACAGATGAATTTTGTGGAAACAGAATTCTGTCAGAGAAACCCAGTTCTTGTTCCCTTAGTTTCCAGGTTCCTGCATCACATAAGAGTCCAGGAAACAGAGTAAGACAGATGGGAATGTCTCCAACTGCTACCAATCCCTGTGGAGAAAAATGTTATAAATAGGATTCTGAAGGTGtcttcagatttttgttttacagaacaTATTCTCAGAATGTGTTGGATATTTCCCACCAGTTACCAGGATATCATAAACCCATGTTCCCAGTTCCTTCCCATCTTTAAGATACTCTTTTATTTCCAGGCTAGCATGTCATATGGTGGAGCCAATATATAAAgtatttcagataaaaaaatctgagataGTCATCATCACATATCTTCCAACATGCATTCTGGACTGTGGTCTGTTTTGAGGATGTGAGATTCAGAGGGCTCCTACATTCTGAGGAGGATCTTCAGGTACCCCCTCAGGCTCTTCTGCCAGATCCTGTAACCTGCACTGGCCTGCAGTATTGCTAAACACAACCTTGAGTGCAATAGAGGGGTACACAAATCTGTGGAGCAGGTCAATgtcagaagaaataatttccagttATCATGCTCAGTATCTGGGACCAACATCTGGATGCACACATCATTCCTGCCTAAATGAGCCGCTTCTGATCACCACAAGCTCCCTAGTACAATGTTCCTTGCATTGAAGGCTGGACTGACATCGACAAACACAGGCAGTGCCCTCTCCAACACATCTGCAGCCTTCTAAGAAGGGGCATCAGAAATGACTGGAGAGTCCTCACAGCTAAGTGATGAACAGCAGATTCCTTAGCTCCCACCAGGACGATTTCTTACAGAATGAATCTGTTCCTCTAACAGGGCATTTCCTGGTTCTCCTATTTTGACATCTCTTTGGCAACTACTCTTCCCTCATCATGGTCCTCGGCTGGGTGTGGCTGCAACACCTCCCAGTACATGTTTACTATGAGAAGAACATATGGAAGAGCACCCCAACATGGCTCTTACACCACgttaaaaattcacatttcattCACAGATGCAATGGTATGGCCTGGCTAAAGAACCCTTTGGTGTAATCATGAGGCTCACAATGGAGTGAAGGGCCGAGAATGaagaaagtgttttctgttgtgAAGACAAAGGCAGAAGAGGTTTGTCAACAAATATGGAGTGTTTAGAT harbors:
- the LOC119699527 gene encoding cytosolic 5'-nucleotidase 1B-like, with protein sequence MSGSGPEEPQPSQTSEEDRQQEAEQDWAAAKAFYDNLVTQRPRPPKPQNAITVAVSSRALFNLVEEQRIYEEQGVEKYVEYQQKNENIILKPGPAFYFVKALEHVNARLLELYPDDEERFDIVLMTNNHAQVGVRLINSINHYGLTIERFCMTGGESPIGYLTAYLTNLYLSADSDKVQEAIEAGIASATMFTANKDVVYSDTQLRVAFDGDAVIFSDESEQIFKEQGLDRFFEHEQLNENKPLAQGPLKGFLEDLGKLQKKFYAKNERLNCPIRTYLVTARSAASSGARVLKTLRSWGLEIDEALFLAGAPKGPILVKIRPHIFFDDQMFHIEGAQKLGTIAAHVPYGIAQKYQKST